Proteins from one Coturnix japonica isolate 7356 chromosome 5, Coturnix japonica 2.1, whole genome shotgun sequence genomic window:
- the LOC107314712 gene encoding mucin-5B-like isoform X2 codes for MVTFFPQGFRYVEKEGQCCSQRQQVARVANFPFGTVTIEVGKSYKAPYDNCTQYTCTESGGQFSSTTTVKIPEGGLKNRISQISQPRSQSHR; via the exons ATGGTGACCTTCTTCCCACAGGGTTTCCGCTACGTGGAAAAGGAgggtcagtgctgcagccagcgTCAGCAAGTGGCTCGTGTGGCAAACTTCCCATTTGGCACTGTGACCATTGAG gTTGGAAAGAGTTATAAAGCACCATATGATAACTGTACTCAGTACACATGCACCGAATCAGGGGGCCAGTTCTCCTCGACTACTACAGTTAAG aTTCCTGAAGGTGGCTTGAAGAACCGCATATCACAAATATCTCAACCTAGAAGCCAGTCTCACCGATAG
- the LOC107314712 gene encoding mucin-5B-like isoform X1 has protein sequence MVTFFPQGFRYVEKEGQCCSQRQQVARVANFPFGTVTIEVGKSYKAPYDNCTQYTCTESGGQFSSTTTVKVCLLFEQSNCVPVHISELEKKPPEMSRAIALGDFFTLSTLLTRDYQRLVKPLIQVKPLTFRQVLTAIELNYVRSRFCVSQAI, from the exons ATGGTGACCTTCTTCCCACAGGGTTTCCGCTACGTGGAAAAGGAgggtcagtgctgcagccagcgTCAGCAAGTGGCTCGTGTGGCAAACTTCCCATTTGGCACTGTGACCATTGAG gTTGGAAAGAGTTATAAAGCACCATATGATAACTGTACTCAGTACACATGCACCGAATCAGGGGGCCAGTTCTCCTCGACTACTACAGTTAAGGTCTGTCTGCTATTTGAGCAATCAAATTGTGTCCCAGTACATATTTCAGAACTAGAAAAAAAGCCTCCTGAAATGAGCCGTGCCATTGCTCTGGGAGATTTCTTTACTCTTTCTACACTTCTGACACGTGACTATCAGCGATTGGTGAAACCACTGATCCAAGTGAAACCGTTAACTTTCAGACAGGTCTTGACAGCCATTGAATTGAATTACGTTCGAAGTAGGTTTTGTGTAAGTCAGGCTATTTGA